A genomic window from Lycium barbarum isolate Lr01 chromosome 4, ASM1917538v2, whole genome shotgun sequence includes:
- the LOC132635741 gene encoding 3-ketoacyl-CoA synthase 11-like — MNESKAETPVNPPSRKLPDFKQSVKLKYVKLGYHYLITHGMYLVLSPLVVILVAQLSTFSPNDLYVLWDQLRFNLISVVICSTLLVFLSTAYFITRPRPVYLVNFSCYKPEDARKCPRESFLEMSKSVGTFSDGNLEFQRKIVERSGLGDSTYLPEAVTRVPPNPCMAEARKEAEAVMFGAIDELLAKTGIKPKDIGILVVNCSLFNPTPSLSAMVVNHYKLRGNIVSYNLGGMGCSAGLISIDLAKDLLQVHPNTYALVLSMENITLNWYFGNEKSMLLPNCLFRMGGAAVLLSNKRSDRRRSKYQLVHTVRTHKGADDKCFTCVYQMEDSDGKVGVSLSKELMAVAGDALKTNITTLGPLVLPMSEQFLFFATLVGRKLLKTKIRPYIPDFKLAFEHFCIHAGGRAVLDELEKNLQLSDWHMEPSRMTLNRFGNTSSSSLWYELAYSEAKGRIRKGDRTWQIAFGSGFKCNSAVWKALRSINPAKEKNPWMDEIHQFPVDVPKVARI, encoded by the coding sequence ATGAATGAATCTAAGGCAGAAACACCAGTTAATCCACCTTCAAGAAAGCTTCCTGATTTCAAACAATCTGTGAAATTGAAGTATGTTAAACTTGGATACCATTACCTTATTACACATGGAATGTACCTGGTTTTATCACCTCTAGTTGTTATCCTTGTTGCTCAACTCTCTACATTTTCACCCAATGACCTTTATGTCCTTTGGGATCAGCTTAGGTTCAATCTCATTTCTGTTGTCATTTGCTCCACCCTTTTAGTCTTCTTATCTACTGCGTATTTCATTACCCGTCCTCGCCCCGTCTACCTCGTCAATTTCTCGTGCTATAAACCGGAAGATGCAAGGAAGTGCCCAAGGGAGAGTTTCTTGGAAATGTCTAAATCCGTTGGAACATTTTCGGATGGAAACCTTGAGTTTCAAAGGAAAATTGTTGAGAGGTCTGGTCTTGGTGATTCAACTTACCTCCCCGAAGCGGTGACTAGAGTACCGCCAAATCCTTGTATGGCGGAAGCAAGAAAAGAAGCCGAGGCTGTAATGTTTGGAGCCATTGACGAGCTTCTTGCTAAAACCGGAATTAAACCTAAGGATATTGGAATTTTGGTAGTGAATTGTAGCTTGTTTAACCCGACCCCTTCGTTGTCTGCAATGGTTGTCAACCATTACAAACTTCGCGGGAACATTGTTAGCTACAATCTCGGTGGAATGGGTTGTAGTGCTGGTTTGATCTCTATCGATCTTGCGAAAGATCTTCTTCAAGTCCATCCCAACACTTATGCCTTGGTGCTTAGCATGGAAAACATCACTTTGAACTGGTATTTTGGTAATGAGAAATCCATGCTCCTTCCGAATTGCTTGTTCCGTATGGGAGGTGCTGCTGTGTTGCTTTCAAACAAAAGATCCGATCGAAGAAGATCAAAGTACCAGCTTGTCCATACCGTCAGAACCCACAAGGGTGCTGACGATAAGTGTTTTACATGTGTTTACCAAATGGAAGATTCTGATGGAAAAGTTGGAGTTTCGCTGTCAAAGGAGCTGATGGCAGTAGCTGGCGATGCTTTGAAAACCAATATCACTACGTTGGGTCCGCTCGTGCTTCCTATGTCCGAGCAGTTTCTTTTCTTTGCCACTTTGGTGGGGAGGAAGCTATTGAAGACGAAGattaggccttacatacctgaTTTTAAGTTGGCATTCGAGCATTTCTGCATTCATGCTGGTGGAAGAGCTGTACTGGATGAACTAGAGAAAAACCTACAGCTTTCAGATTGGCACATGGAGCCTTCAAGAATGACACTTAACCGATTCGGGAACACTTCAAGCAGCTCCCTTTGGTACGAATTGGCCTACTCGGAAGCCAAAGGAAGGATCAGGAAGGGAGACCGAACGTGGCAGATAGCATTTGGTTCAGGATTTAAGTGTAACAGTGCAGTTTGGAAGGCTTTGAGAAGTATAAATCCAGCCAAGGAAAAGAATCCCTGGATGGACGAAATTCACCAGTTCCCTGTTGATGTTCCAAAGGTTGCTAGAATCTAG